The Canis lupus familiaris isolate Mischka breed German Shepherd chromosome 5, alternate assembly UU_Cfam_GSD_1.0, whole genome shotgun sequence region CACTCAACAAGCTGCAAGCCGCGTCCTGCAACGAGGAGTCAGGTCGgccacgaaaaaaaaaaaaaaagtagagcccAGCCTAAAGGCAGCGTTGAGGAGGAAGTTCTGGAAGCAGTCAGAATCTGCTGCTCAGCAGGCTCCGTTAATGCATCTTTCCGAAGATAATGGTTCTAAACCAGAACTTGTGGTTTAATCTCAGCACCGGGAATGGATCGCATCCAACGTTttggaggatttaaaaaaaaaaaaaaaaaaaaaaaaactcgccCCGGCGCTACATGCGGAGGAAAGTTCCTTCCTCGGCCCATTTAAACATCCCCATTTCTTTTATCTCGGTGCTGGTGCATCTTAGCGAGAAAACCCTGTGAGCTCGCCGCGAACGCAGGCAGCCTGCAGAGCTGTCCCGACCCCGCGGCTCCGGAGCAGAGCCCGTCACCGTCAACGCCCGGGTCGGAACGCGACTCCCCACCGCGCGGACAGCCCCGGCCGGTAACTTACACCCTCCCCCCCTCCAAGGGGCCAATTTCGTGACCCACATCCCCAGACCCGCGGAGCCCCAGACCCCGCACCCCATCCCACTTCCGCCCGGTGGCTTCCAGTTAacctccgccccgcccccgcccccgcccccgcccccgccccatctTTGTCTCGCCACCCCGAGCGCAGCACCGCAACGTCCCCCGCCgccgtccccacccccacccccgcgccccccgggtCCCTGCCCTCCCTCGCTCGGCCCCTCCGCCCACGCCCACCCCTGCGCCCGCGGGTCCCGGGCGGGCCTTTCACCTTGTCCATGAGCTTCCAGCACTTCTCCACCATCTTCTTGTCCACGGTGCCGGGCGGGTGGGGgctgaggtggtggtggtggtggtgcggcTGGAAGGCGTCCTTCATGAGCCCGATGAGGCCGCCCGAGcccccggagccgccgccgcccccggccccggagcTCTTCTTCACGTTGCCGGCCATGGCCCGGGGAGGCTCGGGGGCCCTGCCGCGTCCGCCGGCTCCGCTCGGCTGCGAgcgagggaaagaaggagggcgTGAAGGAGGGGCCtctcccggccgccgccgccgccgccgccgccgccgccggctgTCCGGGCGGAGGGAGGGGCGGCCGCGGGGAGGGGAGTGGGCGGCGTCGGGAGCGCGCGGGGCTCGGGGACGCCGGCGGCCTGGTCCCGACTGGCCAGCGACCGCTCCTGCGCCACCCCCTCCCGAGCCACAGCTCCCGGAAAGCCGCCGCCAAGTTTCCGCGCCGcctacccctcccctgcccccccccgggGGCGGGCCCTGGCGGAGCCTCTGCGCCTGCGCCCTCTGCCGGAGAAGCCGGGCACGGAAGGGGGCGGGGTCTGCGTGGAGTCTGCGCACTGGGCGGAAGCCGAGCCCTCCATGTTCCTTGTGGGCTGGAGGGTCGGCGCTCCTTGCAGGGGTCGTTGGAAAATTGACCTGAAGGCAGGCGGCGGTAGGAAAGACCCCGAACGTCcggtcttttttcccccttacctGACGGATGAGGAAATACAGCTTAAAGTTCATTGGCGTCTCCACATTGTGGGAGAGAAACGGAAGTTCTTTTCCCCGCCCCTTGGTGCTGTGAACTCACGAAGTCGGGAATGTGACAGATGGTTCAAGCCTGATCACTCCCCAGAAAGGCGTGAGACGCTCAGCCCGCAAGCTCGTCTTCCAGGGCCCTTGaccttctgaaaacaaaacacttccCCCTTTTTGGCTTCTGAACACTAGTTCCTTTTCTGGGAATTGAGTGTGTGCTTGAGGTTCCCGGGCTCAGCGCCTTGGGCTCCGTGCGTTGCCCCGCAGGTCAGCTCCGCCAGCTCCAGGCCTTGACCACAGCGGCCCAGGCCCGAGGCAGCTGCCGGCCCTGGCCAGGGGAGGACTCACTCCCCGCGTGGAACAGAAATGCAGTTCCCAGTCATTTCCACTTCTCTAATCTAAAAAGTTCTGTtggaaaaactctgaaaaaaaaaaggggaactTTTCTTCCAAAAGAAGGAAGTGCCCTGCCCTGATTTGCTAATTCTGAGCCTCCTCTTTGGGAGCTTGCAGGCTCTAGCGTGTCTGTTAAATGCTCAATTCTGTCTTAGATCCCCTACCTGGGTCTTCCACAAAGCCCTTAACTGATTAAGGAATTAAGTGTATCATGTGCTCCTGGCATAGAGGGGAGAAAAATCTCTCTGAACTCAAGGACTCATAAGCCAGACATCCTTGCTTTGAAATTCAATGGCCTTTATCTAAGATTGATTATGGAGTCAACATTATCGTTTACTATCAGAATTTCCTCTTATCAGTTCCTgcctagaaagagaagaaatctttaaaaaaaaagagagagagagagagagagagagagaagaaatctcCCAAAGGAAAATCTAGGCAAGGCTCTAAGATAACTGTcaaaactgggggcacctgggtggctcagtggttgagcatctgcctttggctcatggtgccaggggtcctggggtggagtcccacttcaggcttcccacaggaagcctgcttctcttctccctctgcctatgtttctgcctctctctctgtctctcatgaataaataaataatttttaaaaataataataaaaataaatttcactaaCTGTTCATTCTCACAGGTACCACATTTATTTATGCTATGCTATTTCATTGACTTTGGTCTTCTGGGGTACCTAACACGTTGTAGGTACACAGGGTATTTTTCCCCCTCATCATCAAATGCTAGATTTACTGGAGTAACAGGTAAGAAATTAACCCTTGGGCCTATATGAGTTCATCTGGTTCATCTACACATCTCTGGCTTCCTTTAAGCCTTCCAATTTGTATTATCTTCGGCACCACCTGGATAGAGTGTAACTGTATAATTTGTACTTTGTTTCTGCTTGCAGAAGCTGTATCTCTGgtggcgcctgggtgactcagtcggttaagccctggactctggatttcagctcaggtcatgatgacagagtcgtgaggtcaagccctgtattgggcttacactgggtatagagcctgcttaagattccctctctttgggatccctgggtggctcagtggcttagtgtctgcctttagcccagggcatgatcctggggacccaggatcgagtcccacatcaggctccctgcatggagcctgcttctccctctgcctgtgtcactgcctctctgtgtctctcatgaataaataaataagtctttaaaaaaaaaaaagattccctctcttcccttccctcctctcaaaaaagaaaaaaatacatacttttttttaagatttatttatttgagagagagagagagaatgtgcatggcACACACAAGTGGAGCAAGTGAATGGAGGGGCAGAGAATCTCCCGCAAACTCCATCTGCACTGAGCTCATGATCCAaggaggggctcaatctcaccaccctgagatgaggacttgagcccaaatcaggagtcagatgcctaactgtgccacccaggtgccctatcaaaatttttttttaaagccacatttctttaaatatacaaataaactcTCTCTCGCATTTGAATAAAGCAGAGGGAGTGACAGTTCTTTCCTCTATATCTCTTCAAAACTCCCAGATGGAATCCTATTCAAAGGAGGACAGAGTTCTGCTGAGatgatctttcttatttttcacttctaatctgaagttaatgaaaaaaagaaggaaagattgaCCTTCCCCCCAACCACCACAATTTTTACTTGGCTTGTTTTCAAAGCATACTGAGGATGGGGATTGGATTGTTGATCACAATGTCATTCGCATTCTTGGGTCATTCTAGATCTGGCTCAGTTTGTATCATCACATCATGTGACATGGGGcacttttcttcttccatttcacCTTCACCCAAACCACATCCTCATTCTGCACCTGAAAGTCGGTTGACTGAacatatttgaaaagtaaatccTCTTCTGAGGCGTGATATGTTGTTTGTATTCTGTAAACTCTGTCCTCAAAATGTCATCGCATGCATCAGCACAATGCAGAAACCAATCATTCCCTGAAAAGTGACCCCAAACAGGCTTCTAGATGAGGAGAGGACTGTGGTGGGAACCTCTCCTGCATTCCTATGCAGAGGAAAGAGTTCTGAGGGGAGAATAAATGAAACACACTTCAAGATGAGAAGAAAAGTATTCTCCAGATTTGGGAGTTGTGAACAAAGTTATCTGACCCTACATTACGGGAACTATAAGCCCCAGAAAAGGCAAGTATTCTTCTCTATACTCTGTAAAATCTCTCAAGCATCAGAGAAGTACCCAGCAGCCACCAAGGTGACAAATAAGCATAAATCAGCCCCATCTGAATCTCTCCACTCCCCagggaaaggatttttaaaacccAGATCGCAAAGCTATTTCTTCAGATCTGCTCCTGAGGACAGGCAATTGACCAAAAATGTTGAGGGggacagagattgagagaaatAACAAGAGAATCTGCAGGTTCCTTGATCCACAAAGGGAAAATCCCTGAtgttttttgctgttttcattCTAGCAAGTGTATGGTTCCCAGAGATCCAGGCAGCAGACAGATGAAAAAGCTCCAGAATAACTAACACagggctggaggagagagggtTGGGGGTTGCCTAACAAGGACAAGTCACCCATCATACTCCCTTCCCCAGAACCATTTTTCCAACCACTCATGCCCCAGCAAGAGGCTAGGAAGTATCCCCTAGAGAGAGGCACTCCCAACATggcccaataatttttttttatttttatttatttatgatagtcacagaaagagagagagagagagacgcagagggagaagcaaccgggagcccgatgtgggattcgatcccggatctccaggatcacgccctgggccaaaggcaggcgccaaaccgctgcgccacccagggatcccatggcccaataatttaagtagaaaaattGAGGAGACTCCTGAGGTCAAGCAAGTCCACTAGAGGGAGCCCCGACCAACTCAATTCTACATGAAGCCTAGCAAAGGAGTTTCGCAGCACCTGACTGAAAACCAGCCACAGAAGGgaatagaggaagagaggcaaTAAATTAAGTCCCCGCAAGGGAAGATGGCCCTGTGAATTCCCAGTTAAAACCCAGCCCTTTTAGGATTTACCAAATCAAAGACTTAAAGACCAGGAAactaaggggtacctgggtggctcagtggttgagtgtctgcctttggctcagggcgtgatcctggggtcctggaatcaagtcctgcatggggctccccacagggagcctgcttctccctctgcctatgtctctgcctctctctgcgtgtctctcatgaataaataaataaaatctttaaaatatatataataaaaactagGAAACTGAGGTTGAGCAAAATTAAACAACTGACCCAAGTTTACGTAACTGGAGGGAGGACTAGAACTCATGGCTCTTGTCTCCCACTACTACCCTTTCTTCTACATCTGCAGCCCTTTATGTCAGCACCCTGGAGTCTGTGGGtcctcctctcctctgtgtctcctctctcCAAACTGAGAAACTCTCTCAGCTGCCTTCTCCTGCATTTCTTTCGCTCACACACTCTAGAATACCTCCCTGAGGCCTAATAATGGCACTTGCTCATGAGCCCTAGTGATGTAAATCGCCCAAGATGGCTACTGTCAGCTCTTTTCCTGTTTCAGCATTTTCCTGTGACAGCATCGTATCAGATATGGAAATCTGTAACTTCTCAGTCTCCAGACTTCAGGCAGTGCTACATGGAAATGAAGCATGGCTAACCAGCTCTGAAGCCCTTTCCCCTCCAACTACACTGAGGATTTACGGATAGGAGAGAGTGGACTCTCCAGAaccttgctgtcttttttttttttaataataaatttattttttattggtgttcaatttgccaacatacagaataacacccagtgctcatcccgtcaagtgcccccctcagtgcccgtcacccattcacccccacccctaagAACCTTGCTGTCTTAAGCTTTGTGCTTGGCACATACCACCCTTCTATGAGCTCCATGTTTTCCAGTTACCTGGACAACCTTCAGTCTCCAGAAACTCAACCCTGTGGTTCTCAGGCCCGCCCTCGAAGGATCTTTGTCACCCTGGATTGGTTCCCAGAACCCAGGCTCCTCCTTGGGCTCCGACGAGGTTGGGTtttctctgtgcccctccctgtAAGCCGGTCACCCCGCAGGGAGACACAACAGAGGCCAGAGAGGGTCCTTCAGGTAGGAAGAAGCAGGGTAAGGATGATGGGAAGAGGAAAGGGACGAGTACTGGGAGATTGATTTTCTCCAAAAGAGGATTGAGAGGAATGGTTTCTGCCCACAGAACCTGAGGGGTAGAAAGAAATAGCtccaccctccccacaccccagcctTGACTAAGGTTCCAAGGAGACCAAGAATGGAAGCTCCTGGAAAGTATAAGAGACAGACTCAGAGACTAGAACTCCAACTCTCTTGGGACGCCTAGGGTCAGGAAAGCAGCCCTATGTCTAGCCTTAAATATgagtcctctccctccccaggacagcaaggagaTGCCACCTAAgaccaaagaaaaaaggaagaaaactggtgcacagaagaagaaagagaatgcagGTGCTGGTGAGTCATGCTCTAGCTTAGAGACCAAACAGAGGTGCTCCAGAGAGAATGCAGCCCTCTGAATGATAAGATGAAGCTTTCATATCCCTCCCCCTTcatctctccccccccccctccagccaGGGTTCCATGGAGCTGGGAAATTGGGGGAATTAGCATGCATCCACTCTGTGGCCGCCCTTCTGGCTCTGTGCCTTCCTTAACATACTCATCACCCGTATTCTGAGTATACTCTGTGCTGGGCAGCCAGGACACAGGGGTGAACTCAGCAGACTCTGCAATCCGAGATCCCTCATTTAGAGGTCCTCAGAGCCACAGGAGGAAAGGTCAGGGTGTGGAATGAGGACGGGGAGATGAGAGGAAGGCTGAGATCATGATAAACTGAGGCTCTGCCAACTTGCTAGGGCAGATGTGGAGGTCAAATACGCACACAGGCTGGCAGTGATGGAAAAGGAGTTGCTCCAAGACCACTTGGGTAAGAAGGGTACAAACTCTGGGACAACAGAGATGGGGCAATGGGGGATTTTGCATGCTGGAGGTTTGTAGGGTTGGAGCCATGGTGGGAGGCTGAGCCGACCTCTCCCTCATTCCCTGATAGATAAAAGATTGACATTGTGAGGAAGGGGTGGGCAGCAAAGGTGGGTGAGCATACCTACCTATATTTTTATAAGCAGAACGTGAAGTTTTTCCTTCTTAGCAATGAAGAGCTCATGGGATTCTAGGGGGgggaaaaccaaccaaccaactcagagagagaatgagaggctgGGAATCTCCCACCAGGTTCCCAGAGGTGGGCAGAGTCCATCAATCCCACGGGGCCTGAttcagcccaccccaccccacccccaccccagccagttGTGAGCACTGCTCTGAGACTTTTCACAGCTCTGCGGAGGGATGAGGCTCGCAGAGCCAAAGCCTCTGAAGACCAGCTCAGGTGGAGGTTGCAAGTGCTGGAGGCTGAATTGGAGGAGGCCCGAAGTGAGGGGAAGGCCATCTATGCAGGTGTGTGGTCAGTCAGACAGGTGGGCAGAGACCTGGAAAAGGACAATCAAGGGGGCCAGAGGATGTAAAGAAGGGAACCGAGGAGGATTTCCACCTGCTACTGACTAGCGCCAACCTTCCTGGCTCAGTGTGAATCAGGCAGGGGCTTGAAGGAACCAAAGGAAGGCCTCTGGGACCCAGAGGCAGGAACCTTCCAGGATGCCCAATGCCATGTGCTTTATGGATTACAAAAAGCACTTCCTGTGATATGGATcaccaaaaaaaattacatgaccTTTGTCTCATTCATGTAGTGAGAGTGAGTGGGGAAAAAGGCTAGAATCCAGGTCCTGAGCTGGGTGAGGGAGAGGGGTGTGATTTCTGAGCTTCTCTCCAGGTATTCAGGCTCTGAAAGCTTCTCAGAATCCTGGGAACGGAGAAGACCTTACTGCTCTTGTTCCCACCAGACAAAGCAggcccttccccccttccccccacaacttccctttctttctccaccACTCCATCCACACCCGGGGCCCTGGTCACCCTCTGCCCTCACCACAGAGATGTGTCGTCAGTGCCGAGCCCTGCAGAAGGAAATGGAGACCCacaggaggcagcaggaggaagAAGTGATGGGCCTTCGGAAGAAGCTGGGTAGGCTTCCCCACCCCCTAAGCCCTTTCTCTCCAAAGAGCACTGACAAGGTCCAGCCTGCAGGGATGGACTTACAATGGTCCTTCTCTAGAAGACTGCAATCGAGGCTCTTGGACCATTGTCCCCCCTGACTCTCTCACCGTGGAGGATTGCAGCAGAGGGCTCAAGATGGCCAAAATCTCAAAGGTGGAACTAAAGAAACCGGAGAGACTCACGCTGTCTCCCTCTCTCGATGGTCTCGCCAAACCTGGATCTTCCTCCCTTCCACTGCCATGTCTGTCATGAAAGAAacatattccttctttttttaaagattttatttatttattcatgcatgagagacacagagagaggggggcagtcactatatggggagcctgatgtggaactcaatcccgggactccaggatcacaccctgggccaaaggtagatgctcaactgctgagccacccaggcgtctcaaaaCATATTCCCTCTTAGCTGATGTTTACAATGCAAActaagaaaagatatttgacttatttattttcatatcctCAATGCCTTGGGCATGCCAAGCCCTACATAATTACTTGCTAAATCAAAGAATAAACCTTTTAGAGAAGCAAAAATGTAAAGGACAGGaagtttttcctttctctcttggtTACAGGATAAAGTTGAACTATCTTAGCACGACACATAAGATCTTTCACAATTGTGACCTCAGAGTTTCCTTAACCTAAAatagcctcagtttctttctttctttctttctttttactaggcgccacacccaatatggggctcaaactcatgaccctgagaccaagagtcagccaggggcccctaaaaTAGCCTCAGCTTAGCTACAGATACCCAAGAGTTGCTTATCTGCCATGCGGACCCTGAATTCCTTTCATAATCCTTGccttatttcaaatttaaattcgatcagcatttatggagcacctcCTGTACATACTAGGTATTTTTCCCCATACACTCTCACATTTAACTCACAATAAGTCTGTAAGGTTTGTATCAATCTctctttaaagatgaagaaactgagtctcagagagagaTGTACCCAAAGTTACACAGGTAGTAAGTGACAACCAGACTTTGGACGCACATTTCTCATCCCAAGCCTACTGCTCTCTCTGCTGTACCTCAATGGTATATGTCAGATCTTTATACGAACTATGGGAAAATTGATGATCCTGGGGGGGGGAGTCTGGAATGATCCCATTCAAGTTCTGCTTTTGAGGTGTCTTTGGAGACTCTGTTCACAAGTAGAATGTCACTACCcagtccccttcctcctcccgccCTGCCCTGCAGAGACGTGCCAGAGGGAAGCTGAGGCTGCGCAGCAAGAGGCTGAACGGGCCCTCGGAGAGCGGGACCAGACTCTGGCTCAGCTTCGGGCCCATGTAGTGGACATGGAGGCCAAGTACGAGGAAATCTTACATGTAAGCACCACCACCTCTGGAAGCCCTACCACCCCAGTAGCTAGGACTCCCCCATTCCCCTGAACCCCAACTAGTTCATACTATCATTGTCATCAATGGGAGACCAGGGGGGAGGAGAAGCATCTCCACAGAGAACCCTGCTCTGCCCCGAGGGCAGACAGCCAAGGCACGCAACCACACTTACTTAGTAAGAGTAAGAACCTGAAGAAGATGCTAGGAGGAAAGCTCGCAGACCAGCCCAGGGAAACCCTTGCTCtaccctctctcccttcctggagcctgaAGCTTGGTGTCCACAGGGCAACCTGGACCAACTCTTAGCCAAGCTGAGAGCAGTCAGGCCTCAGTGGGATGGGGCTGTGCTGAGACTTCACGCCAAGTACAAGGAGCAGCTCCACCAATTTGGACTCAACCCCCTGGATCTCTAAAGCTGTAAGcttcggggcagcccgggtggctcagcggtttagtgccgccttcagcccagggcctgatcctggaaacccgggatcaagtcccatgtcaggctccctgcatggagcctgcttctccctctgcctgtgtctccgcctctctctgtctctctctctccctgtgtctctcatgaataaataaataaaacattaaaaaaataaaataataaaataaaataaagctgtaaGCTTCTAGTCTCTGGGCCTCTGAGAGGCTCCAGCAATAAAGCTGTCTTGATGTAGAACTCCACAGAACTGTGGTCTGTGCCTTTTTGACagatacaaatatctctttgagggCATGTTGGTTCTGGCGGACCCATTACTCTGAAGATTGAATGAGAGGATAGAAATTTGACATTTGACAAACTCTCAACTCCTCTCTTAGAGAAACTGGGCCCCATGCCTTGAATCTTGGGCCCTTTGGGTCCTTTCAAATCACCATCCCCTACTCCCACTACCCACACCCCTCCCCGGCACCAACACAGGTAGCCAGATTTGTGGGGGCAAGGCCATTTCTTTAATAGACCAGCAGTGACCAGGCACCAGCCCCCACAATCCTAAGGTGCTGACAGAGAGAAGGTGTAACTGGTCTCCAAACTCTTGCAATATATGGGGGGAGTCCAGGAGTCATGCCTAAGGCAAGTTCCAGATGGCTTCAATCCTAGCCAATCCCATAGCCCACCTATAAAGGGAACACTGTGTTGCTCTTCTATTTTACAACATTCCCAATACTACTTTACTTCTGGTCATATATACGTCAGGGGAGGGGTcccccacaccaagcaattcttcAACAGCTCTGTGGACCCCTGCTGGGTACCTTATAATTTCATTCAATTCTGGCACTACTAATGTGAAAAGAGCACCGGATCCCACAGGCTTACGGGACCAATCCCTACTTCAACTGCCAGTGTCAAGTCCAGATTGTcactgtgcttctgaccaactgacCAAAAAACAAAGGTTCCCACAACCCCCTTCTTGGGTTCCAtcatttgctagagtggctcacagaactcagagaagcaGTTTACTCCCtagtttaccagtttattatgaAGGACACAGCTCAGGAACAGCCGGCAAGTATGTCTAGGGTGAGGCAGGAGCATGGAAGCCCCAGACCCTCTTCAGGCGTACCACCTTCCCAGCACCTCCACCTGTTCGGCCACCACAagctctttttgttattttatggaggcttcactCTGGAAGCATGATCAATGAAGCCATGGCTCAtggtgatttgtttttttaaagatttcatttacttattcatgagagagaggcagagacacaggcagagggagaaactggctccctgtggggagtctgatgtgggacttgatcccaggacccagggagcatgaccggagccaaaggaagacactcaaccactgagccacccagctgcccagtCATTGGTGATTAATTAAACCCCCAGCACGTCTCTCCTCCCAAGAGGACcagcatgggggtggggcagggctgaaAATGCCAACCCTGGAATCACAGGGTTGGTTCCCTTGGCAGCTGGGCCCCCTCAtccttaggtgctttccaaaagtcacttcCTTAACAAAGTTAGGTGTGGTTGAAAGGGCTTGTTATAAATAGAAGACATCTTTACCACTTTTACTACttgggaaattccaagggtttaggagctctgtgccaggaaacggtataatttattataaatcacaaaatcACACCAGTCATTTCATAGCAGAACTTCATCCGGGGGCCACATCTCCCAAAACTCCCACAGGATGTCCTCTGGAGTCAGAGGGCAGAACCCCTCCAGTGGGCCTGCCTAAGGCCTGTCTCCTGGAAGGTGGgcccaggggaagggagggagctcCTGGGCGATCCTGTGATGGAAGGTGTCCAGAATCCTTGAGACGTCCCTTCTGGCTCAAAGGGAGCTTCTCAGCTCCTACCATTGCGAGGAGAGTGAGGACAGGAAAGCCACTGGGCAGATGCGTGCCAAGCAGAGGCTACAGCAGCTCTGACGCCAGAGCCCAGTCctgaggacagagaggagagagaaggtgtaaaagaaaaaaaaaatgtggcgcttgggtggctcagtcagttgggtattggccttcagctcaggtcgtggtcctaagggtcctcggattgagccccatgccaggctccctgctcagtggggagtctgcttctctctcttcctctgccccttccccctgcttgtgctctctctctatatatatatatatcaaaaaataaataagatctttaaaagagag contains the following coding sequences:
- the CCDC153 gene encoding coiled-coil domain-containing protein 153 isoform X1 codes for the protein MSSMFSSYLDNLQSPETQPCGSQARPRRIFVTLDWFPEPRLLLGLRRGWVFSVPLPVSRSPRRETQQRPERVLQDSKEMPPKTKEKRKKTGAQKKKENAGADVEVKYAHRLAVMEKELLQDHLALRRDEARRAKASEDQLRWRLQVLEAELEEARSEGKAIYAEMCRQCRALQKEMETHRRQQEEEVMGLRKKLEDCNRGSWTIVPPDSLTVEDCSRGLKMAKISKVELKKPERLTLSPSLDGLAKPGSSSLPLPCLS
- the CCDC153 gene encoding coiled-coil domain-containing protein 153 isoform X3, with the protein product MSSMFSSYLDNLQSPETQPCGSQARPRRIFVTLDWFPEPRLLLGLRRGWVFSVPLPVSRSPRRETQQRPERVLQDSKEMPPKTKEKRKKTGAQKKKENAGADVEVKYAHRLAVMEKELLQDHLEMCRQCRALQKEMETHRRQQEEEVMGLRKKLETCQREAEAAQQEAERALGERDQTLAQLRAHVVDMEAKYEEILHGNLDQLLAKLRAVRPQWDGAVLRLHAKYKEQLHQFGLNPLDL
- the CCDC153 gene encoding coiled-coil domain-containing protein 153 isoform X2, whose amino-acid sequence is MSSMFSSYLDNLQSPETQPCGSQARPRRIFVTLDWFPEPRLLLGLRRGWVFSVPLPVSRSPRRETQQRPERVLQDSKEMPPKTKEKRKKTGAQKKKENAGADVEVKYAHRLAVMEKELLQDHLALRRDEARRAKASEDQLRWRLQVLEAELEEARSEGKAIYAEMCRQCRALQKEMETHRRQQEEEVMGLRKKLETCQREAEAAQQEAERALGERDQTLAQLRAHVVDMEAKYEEILHGNLDQLLAKLRAVRPQWDGAVLRLHAKYKEQLHQFGLNPLDL